The following coding sequences lie in one Rutidosis leptorrhynchoides isolate AG116_Rl617_1_P2 chromosome 4, CSIRO_AGI_Rlap_v1, whole genome shotgun sequence genomic window:
- the LOC139841832 gene encoding uncharacterized protein produces MERHGVHYERCAKEVLGVEIGTSRAHKSSRESWWLSDDVQTKVALKQTRFRELINFGEGTPAERTRAEERYKEAKREAKKAVAIAKDKAYEDLYRKLDSKEGANNVYRIAKARERRSRDLVNVKYIKDEAGQSIVREDLIRKRWEEYFASLFSRERPDQNGELQEGREFQNNCFCTRINQEEVR; encoded by the coding sequence ATGGAACGACATGGCGTCCACTATGAGAGATGTGCAAAAGAGGTCTTAGGGGTGGAAATAGGGACATCGAGAGCCCATAAGAGTAGTAGAGAATCGTGGTGGCTTAGTGACGATGTCCAAACGAAAGTCGCGCTAAAGCAGAcaaggtttagggagctcattaaCTTTGGAGAAGGGACACCTGCAGAGAGAACTAGGGCAGAAGAAagatataaagaagctaaaagagaagcaAAGAAGGCCGTAGCAATTGCAAAAGATAAAGCATACGAAGATTTATATAGGAAACTAGACTCTAAAGAGGGAGCTAATAACGTATATAGGATAGCTAAAGCTAGGGAGAGAAGAAGCAGGGACTTAGTTAATGTCAAATATATCAAGGATGAAGCGGGTCAAAGTATAGTGAGAGAAGACcttattaggaaaagatgggaagagtaTTTTGCATCCCTTTTCAGTAGGGAAAGACCCGACCAGAATGGGGAACTACAGGAGGGTCGTGAGTTTCAGAATAATTGTTTCTGCACGAGGATTAACCAGGAGGAAGTTAGATAG